In one window of Erwinia tasmaniensis Et1/99 DNA:
- the sanA gene encoding outer membrane permeability protein SanA encodes MMKRLIYGLIIIITLIAATALGLDRWISWKTAPYVYDDLKALPHRQVGVVLGTAKFYRTGVINQYYLYRMQGALNAYNSGKVNYLLLSGDNAQQSYNEPMTMRRDLIAAGVEPSDIVLDYAGFRTLDSIVRTRKVFDTNDFIIITQRFHCERALLIALHMGIQAQCYAVPSPKNMMSVRLREVAARLGALADLYLMKREPRFLGPLVPIPARHEVPEDAQSYPAVSPEQLLELQQKK; translated from the coding sequence ATGATGAAGCGCCTGATTTATGGTCTGATTATCATTATTACTTTGATAGCAGCGACCGCGCTCGGCCTCGATCGCTGGATCAGCTGGAAAACAGCCCCCTACGTGTATGACGATCTCAAAGCGCTGCCGCATCGCCAGGTTGGCGTGGTACTGGGAACCGCCAAATTTTACCGTACCGGGGTGATTAATCAGTATTATCTCTATCGTATGCAGGGTGCGCTGAACGCCTATAACAGCGGGAAGGTGAATTACCTGCTGCTGAGCGGGGACAATGCCCAGCAGAGTTACAACGAGCCGATGACCATGCGCCGTGACCTTATCGCCGCAGGCGTGGAGCCCTCTGACATTGTGCTGGACTATGCCGGTTTTCGTACGCTTGACTCTATCGTGCGCACGCGCAAAGTGTTTGACACCAACGATTTTATTATCATCACCCAGCGTTTTCACTGCGAACGCGCACTGCTGATCGCGCTGCATATGGGGATTCAGGCCCAGTGCTACGCGGTGCCGTCGCCAAAAAACATGATGAGCGTGCGGCTGCGCGAAGTGGCTGCGCGTCTTGGGGCGCTGGCCGATCTCTACCTGATGAAGCGCGAGCCGCGTTTCCTCGGCCCGCTGGTGCCCATCCCGGCCCGCCACGAGGTGCCGGAAGATGCGCAAAGCTATCCGGCGGTCAGCCCGGAGCAGCTGCTGGAGTTGCAGCAGAAGAAATAA
- a CDS encoding NAD-dependent malic enzyme yields the protein MELEYESKRSLYIPYAGPILLEFPLLNKGSAFSIEERNDFNLNGLLPETVESIEEQAERAWRQFQDFKNNNDKHVYLRNIQDTNETLFYRLLDNHLEEMMPIIYTPTVGAACEHFSEIYRRARGLFISYPNRANIEDMLQNATKQNVKVIVVTDGERILGLGDQGIGGMGIPIGKLSLYTACGGISPAYTLPVVLDVGTNNQQLLNDPLYMGWRHPRITGEEYDNFVNEFIQAVKSRWPNVLLQFEDFAQKNAMPLLERYRDEVCCFNDDIQGTAAVTLGTLIAASRAAGGKLCEQKVVFLGAGSAGCGIAEQIIAQMKSEGLSDEEARARVFMVDRFGLLTDRLPNLLNFQSRLVQKSDSLSGWDSANDSLSLLDVVRNAKPDIMIGVSGQPGLFSEEIVREMHKHCTRPIIMPLSNPTSRVEATPQDIMAWTDGCALVATGSPFSPVSWKDKTYPIAQCNNSYIFPGIGLGVIASGASRVTDSMLMAASRALADCSPLVNDGEGPVLPEVNDIQGVSKIIAMAVGKAAQLAGVAVVTSEDVLSKAIAANFWLPQYRNYRRTSI from the coding sequence ATGGAACTCGAATACGAAAGTAAACGATCGCTGTATATCCCCTATGCCGGCCCCATCCTGCTGGAATTTCCTCTGCTGAATAAAGGCAGCGCCTTCTCGATTGAGGAGCGCAATGACTTTAACCTCAACGGCCTGCTGCCGGAAACGGTAGAAAGCATTGAGGAGCAGGCAGAGCGTGCGTGGCGTCAGTTCCAGGACTTTAAAAATAATAACGATAAGCACGTCTACTTACGCAATATCCAGGACACTAACGAAACCCTGTTTTATCGCCTGCTGGACAATCATCTGGAAGAGATGATGCCCATTATTTACACCCCGACCGTGGGTGCGGCGTGTGAACACTTTTCAGAGATCTATCGCCGCGCACGCGGCCTGTTTATCTCCTACCCAAACCGCGCCAACATCGAAGACATGTTGCAGAATGCCACCAAGCAGAACGTCAAGGTGATCGTGGTCACCGACGGCGAGCGTATCCTCGGCCTCGGCGATCAGGGGATTGGCGGTATGGGCATCCCGATTGGCAAACTGTCGCTGTACACCGCCTGTGGCGGCATCAGCCCGGCGTACACGCTGCCGGTCGTTCTTGATGTCGGAACAAATAACCAGCAGCTGCTGAACGATCCGCTGTATATGGGCTGGCGTCACCCGCGCATCACCGGCGAAGAGTACGATAATTTCGTCAACGAGTTTATTCAGGCGGTGAAGAGCCGCTGGCCGAACGTACTGTTGCAGTTTGAGGATTTCGCGCAGAAAAACGCCATGCCGCTGCTCGAACGCTACCGCGACGAAGTGTGCTGCTTCAATGATGATATTCAGGGTACTGCCGCCGTAACGCTGGGAACGCTGATCGCCGCCAGCCGTGCCGCGGGCGGTAAACTGTGTGAACAGAAGGTGGTGTTCCTTGGTGCAGGTTCCGCCGGTTGTGGTATCGCCGAACAGATCATCGCCCAGATGAAATCAGAAGGCCTGAGCGACGAGGAAGCGCGCGCGCGGGTATTTATGGTTGACCGCTTTGGCCTGCTGACCGACAGGCTGCCTAATCTGCTGAACTTCCAGAGCAGACTGGTGCAGAAAAGTGACAGCCTGTCAGGCTGGGACAGCGCCAACGACTCGCTCTCGCTGCTGGACGTGGTGCGTAACGCCAAGCCTGACATTATGATCGGCGTTTCCGGCCAGCCTGGCCTGTTCAGTGAAGAGATCGTGCGCGAGATGCACAAGCACTGCACGCGCCCCATCATCATGCCGCTGTCCAATCCAACCTCGCGCGTGGAGGCCACCCCGCAGGATATTATGGCCTGGACTGACGGCTGCGCGCTGGTGGCGACCGGTAGCCCGTTCTCTCCGGTAAGCTGGAAGGATAAAACCTATCCTATTGCCCAGTGCAATAACTCCTATATCTTCCCCGGTATTGGCCTCGGCGTGATTGCTTCCGGTGCCAGCCGCGTCACCGACAGTATGCTGATGGCGGCCAGCCGTGCGCTGGCAGACTGCTCACCGCTGGTGAACGACGGCGAGGGCCCGGTACTGCCGGAAGTGAATGATATTCAGGGTGTCTCTAAAATTATCGCAATGGCGGTCGGCAAGGCGGCCCAGCTGGCTGGCGTAGCGGTAGTGACTTCTGAAGACGTGCTGTCAAAAGCCATTGCCGCCAACTTCTGGCTGCCGCAGTACCGTAACTATCGTCGTACCTCAATCTGA
- the cdd gene encoding cytidine deaminase — MHPRFQTAFATLSPLLQQAIRPILSSADFAGFISAQQADGVKQQCGLDDSELAFTLLPLAAACAVAPLSDFNVGAVARGKSGTLYFGANMEFVGATMQQTVHAEQSAVTHAWLRGESGLAGITVNYTPCGHCRQFMNELNSGTDLTIELPGRAAATLGHYLPDSFGPRDLAITTLLMDEVDHGIAPRGDKLEQAALAAANQSHAPYSGACSGVALQTRSGAIYAGRYAENAAFNPSLPPLQGALNLLNLGGEELSDIRRAVLAEASGAKLSQRSASAATLAALGCHDLITIPLVKM; from the coding sequence ATGCACCCGCGTTTCCAGACGGCATTTGCCACCCTCTCCCCCCTGTTACAACAGGCTATACGCCCGATACTTTCCTCCGCTGATTTTGCCGGTTTTATCAGCGCGCAGCAGGCTGACGGTGTAAAACAGCAGTGCGGGCTTGATGACAGCGAGCTGGCCTTTACGCTGCTGCCGCTGGCAGCGGCCTGCGCGGTTGCGCCGCTGTCTGATTTTAACGTAGGTGCCGTCGCACGCGGCAAAAGCGGCACGCTGTATTTTGGGGCCAATATGGAGTTTGTCGGCGCCACGATGCAGCAAACCGTCCACGCCGAGCAGAGCGCGGTGACACATGCCTGGCTGCGCGGAGAAAGCGGGCTGGCAGGCATCACCGTAAACTACACGCCGTGCGGGCACTGCCGTCAGTTTATGAACGAGCTGAACAGCGGCACCGATCTGACCATTGAGCTACCGGGCAGGGCCGCCGCCACGTTAGGGCATTATCTGCCAGACTCATTCGGCCCCCGCGACCTCGCCATCACCACCCTGCTGATGGACGAAGTCGACCACGGGATCGCACCCAGGGGCGATAAGCTCGAGCAGGCGGCGCTGGCTGCCGCCAACCAGAGTCATGCGCCTTACAGCGGGGCCTGTTCCGGCGTGGCGCTGCAAACCCGTAGCGGAGCGATCTATGCCGGGCGCTATGCGGAAAATGCCGCCTTTAACCCCAGCCTGCCGCCTCTGCAGGGCGCGTTGAACTTGCTCAATCTGGGCGGAGAAGAATTGAGTGATATCCGGCGGGCGGTGCTCGCCGAAGCATCGGGGGCAAAGTTAAGCCAGCGCAGCGCCAGTGCCGCAACCCTTGCCGCGCTGGGATGCCACGATCTCATCACCATTCCGCTGGTGAAAATGTAA
- a CDS encoding CidB/LrgB family autolysis modulator, whose amino-acid sequence MNDIWWSLPLTVLVFLAARRLAASVRISVCNPLLIAVAVIIPLLLLLQMPYTRYFQGSAWLNQLLQPAVVALALPLYEQMHQIRARWKSIISICFIGSLTAMISGTAIALWLGATPQIAATLLPKSVTTPIAMAVSATLGGIPAISAVCVLIAGVLGAVFGHMLLNLLRIRSKSARGLAIGSASHALGTARAAEVDYQEGAFSSLALVLCGIITSLLAPFIFPLLLKLCG is encoded by the coding sequence ATGAATGATATCTGGTGGTCACTGCCGTTAACCGTGCTGGTGTTTCTGGCCGCGCGCCGGCTGGCGGCCAGCGTCAGGATCTCCGTCTGCAACCCGCTGCTGATTGCGGTGGCGGTTATTATTCCGCTGTTACTGCTGCTGCAAATGCCCTATACGCGCTATTTTCAGGGCAGCGCATGGCTTAACCAGCTTCTGCAACCGGCGGTCGTGGCGCTGGCGCTACCGCTTTATGAGCAGATGCATCAGATCCGCGCGCGCTGGAAGTCTATTATCAGCATCTGTTTTATTGGCAGTCTGACCGCAATGATCTCCGGCACCGCCATCGCACTATGGCTGGGGGCCACGCCGCAAATCGCCGCCACCCTGCTCCCCAAATCGGTTACTACCCCCATTGCGATGGCGGTTTCCGCTACGCTCGGCGGCATACCCGCCATCAGCGCCGTCTGCGTGCTGATAGCGGGCGTACTGGGCGCGGTATTCGGCCATATGCTGCTCAATCTGTTGCGCATACGCAGCAAGTCTGCACGCGGGCTGGCGATTGGCAGTGCTTCACACGCGCTGGGCACCGCGCGCGCTGCCGAGGTTGATTATCAGGAGGGGGCGTTCAGCTCTCTGGCGCTGGTGCTGTGTGGCATTATCACCTCACTGCTGGCACCGTTTATTTTCCCGCTACTGCTCAAACTATGCGGTTAA
- a CDS encoding murein hydrolase regulator LrgA, translating to MRSFLHVIWQYLRAFFVIWLCLYAGRGVAWLLPIAIPASILGMLLLFILLSANILPLAWVKPGCNLLIRYMALLFVPISVGIMDHMDILSAQFAPIVISCAVGTLIVLMTTGMVAQRMDNRHSRRLEGKDE from the coding sequence ATGCGTTCTTTTCTGCACGTTATCTGGCAATATCTGCGCGCCTTTTTCGTTATCTGGCTCTGCCTGTACGCCGGACGTGGCGTGGCCTGGCTGCTGCCCATCGCTATCCCCGCCAGCATTCTCGGCATGCTGCTGCTGTTTATTCTGCTCAGTGCCAATATCCTTCCACTTGCCTGGGTCAAACCGGGCTGCAATCTGCTTATTCGCTATATGGCGCTGCTGTTCGTCCCCATCAGCGTTGGCATCATGGATCATATGGATATTCTTAGCGCCCAGTTTGCTCCGATCGTGATTTCCTGTGCGGTCGGCACGCTGATAGTGCTGATGACCACCGGTATGGTGGCGCAGCGTATGGACAATCGTCATAGCCGACGTCTGGAAGGCAAAGATGAATGA
- the metG gene encoding methionine--tRNA ligase yields the protein MGYHLNPFFNRYELSLTMTQVAKKILVTCALPYANGSIHLGHMLEHIQADIWVRYQRMRGNQVYFICADDAHGTPIMLKAQQMGVAPEQMIADMSQEHQTDFAGFNISYDNYHSTHSEENRELSELIYTRLKENGFIKNRTISQLYDPEKGMFLPDRFVKGTCPNCKSPDQYGDNCEVCSATYSPTELIEPKSVVSGATPVLRDSEHFFFDLPEFSAMLQAWTRSGALQEQVANKMQEWFDSGLQQWDISRDAPYFGFEIPGAPGKYFYVWLDAPIGYMGSFKNLCDKRGDIDFDAFWQKDSDAELYHFIGKDIVYFHSLFWPAMLEGSQFRKPTNLFVHGYVTVNGAKMSKSRGTFIKASTWLQHLDADSLRYYYAAKLSSRIDDIDLNLEDFVQRVNADIVNKVVNLASRNAGFINKRFAGQLSAELADPALYQTFIDASTSIAQAWSSREFSRAVREIMALADAANRYVDEQAPWVVAKQEGRDADLQAICSMGINLFRVLMTWLKPVMPSLAERAEAFLNQPLTWDGIEQPLLNHNIAAFKALYNRIEMDKVNGLIAASKEDTAAAQPAVTGPLADDPLQETISFDDFAKVDMRIALIENAELVDGSDKLLRLTLDIGGEKRNVFSGIRAAYPDPALLVGRLTVMVANLAPRKMRFGLSEGMVMAAGPGGKDIFLLSPDSGAQPGQQVK from the coding sequence ATCGGTTACCATCTAAACCCCTTTTTTAACAGGTATGAGCTAAGTCTTACTATGACTCAAGTCGCGAAAAAAATATTGGTAACGTGCGCCCTGCCGTACGCAAATGGCTCCATTCATCTCGGCCACATGCTCGAGCATATCCAGGCAGATATTTGGGTCCGTTACCAGCGAATGCGCGGCAACCAGGTTTACTTCATCTGTGCTGATGACGCACACGGTACGCCGATCATGCTGAAAGCCCAGCAGATGGGGGTGGCACCAGAGCAGATGATTGCGGACATGAGTCAGGAGCATCAGACCGACTTTGCTGGTTTTAATATCAGCTATGACAACTACCACTCTACGCACAGCGAAGAGAACCGTGAGCTGTCGGAGCTCATCTATACCCGACTAAAAGAGAACGGTTTTATTAAGAACCGCACCATTTCTCAACTCTACGATCCGGAAAAAGGCATGTTCCTGCCGGACCGTTTTGTGAAAGGCACCTGCCCGAACTGTAAATCACCGGACCAGTACGGGGATAATTGTGAGGTCTGTTCGGCCACCTACAGCCCGACCGAACTGATTGAACCAAAGTCGGTGGTGTCCGGTGCCACCCCGGTGCTGCGTGATTCTGAACACTTCTTCTTCGACCTACCGGAATTCAGCGCCATGCTCCAGGCCTGGACCCGTTCCGGCGCGTTGCAGGAGCAGGTAGCCAATAAAATGCAGGAGTGGTTCGACTCCGGCCTGCAACAGTGGGATATCTCGCGCGACGCGCCCTATTTCGGTTTCGAGATCCCCGGCGCTCCGGGTAAGTACTTCTACGTTTGGCTGGATGCGCCAATTGGCTATATGGGGTCCTTTAAAAATCTGTGTGACAAGCGCGGTGATATCGACTTTGATGCCTTCTGGCAGAAGGATTCTGACGCCGAGCTTTACCACTTTATCGGTAAAGATATCGTCTACTTCCACAGCCTGTTCTGGCCAGCCATGCTGGAGGGCAGCCAGTTCCGTAAGCCGACTAACCTGTTTGTGCATGGCTACGTCACGGTTAACGGCGCGAAAATGTCTAAATCACGCGGCACCTTTATTAAGGCCAGCACCTGGTTACAGCATCTCGATGCCGATAGCCTGCGCTACTACTATGCCGCCAAGCTCTCTTCGCGCATCGACGATATCGACCTGAATCTGGAAGATTTCGTGCAGCGCGTCAATGCCGATATCGTGAACAAGGTGGTTAACCTTGCTTCACGCAACGCCGGTTTTATCAACAAGCGTTTTGCCGGCCAGCTGTCCGCTGAACTCGCCGATCCGGCGCTGTACCAGACCTTTATTGATGCCTCTACCAGCATCGCGCAGGCCTGGTCCAGCCGCGAGTTTAGCCGCGCGGTTCGCGAAATCATGGCGTTAGCCGATGCCGCTAACCGCTACGTTGACGAACAGGCCCCATGGGTGGTGGCGAAACAGGAAGGGCGTGATGCTGACCTGCAGGCTATCTGCTCAATGGGTATCAACCTGTTCCGCGTGCTGATGACCTGGCTGAAGCCGGTAATGCCATCCCTCGCCGAACGCGCTGAAGCATTTCTCAATCAGCCGCTGACCTGGGACGGCATTGAGCAACCGCTGCTGAACCACAATATCGCCGCGTTTAAAGCGTTGTACAACCGCATTGAGATGGACAAGGTGAACGGCCTGATTGCCGCCTCGAAGGAAGATACCGCCGCCGCCCAACCGGCCGTGACCGGCCCGCTGGCGGACGATCCGTTGCAGGAAACCATCAGCTTTGACGACTTCGCCAAGGTGGATATGCGCATTGCGCTGATCGAAAATGCCGAGCTGGTCGACGGTTCTGACAAGCTGCTGCGCCTGACGCTGGATATCGGCGGCGAAAAACGTAATGTCTTCTCGGGCATTCGCGCCGCCTACCCCGATCCGGCGCTGCTGGTGGGGCGTCTGACGGTAATGGTGGCCAATCTGGCTCCGCGTAAAATGCGCTTCGGTCTTTCAGAAGGTATGGTGATGGCCGCAGGGCCTGGCGGAAAGGATATCTTCCTGCTTAGCCCGGACAGCGGCGCACAGCCAGGACAGCAGGTTAAGTAA
- the apbC gene encoding iron-sulfur cluster carrier protein ApbC codes for MMLSSRQPHTPEALRAIVMNVLATFQHASLQHNLTTLKALRHCALIDHRLHIELTMPFVWQGPFEQLKDTVSAELLRLTGAAEISWRLTLNVATLQRVKNRPGVNGVKNIIAVSSGKGGVGKSTTAVNLALALAAEGAKVGLLDADIYGPSIPDMLGTDDRRPTSPDGTHMAPIVAHGLATNSIGYLVTEDNAMVWRGPMASKALMQLLNETLWPELDYLVLDMPPGTGDIQLTLAQNVPVTGALVVTTPQDIALIDARKGIVMFEKVSVPVLGVVENMSMHICSQCGHHESIFGSGGAEKLAQQYHTRLLSQLPLHISLREDLDIGEPTVIRRPDSEFTRLYRQLAINVAAQLYWQGDVIPEDIAFRAL; via the coding sequence ATGATGTTATCCTCCCGGCAGCCCCACACACCCGAAGCGCTACGCGCTATCGTTATGAACGTGCTGGCCACATTTCAACACGCCAGCCTGCAGCATAATCTCACCACGCTGAAAGCCCTGCGCCACTGTGCGCTTATTGACCACCGTCTGCATATCGAACTGACGATGCCGTTTGTCTGGCAAGGCCCGTTCGAACAGTTGAAGGATACGGTCAGCGCCGAACTGCTGCGCCTGACGGGCGCGGCAGAGATTAGCTGGCGCTTAACGTTGAATGTGGCAACGCTACAGCGGGTAAAAAATCGCCCCGGCGTTAACGGAGTGAAAAATATTATTGCCGTCAGCTCCGGCAAGGGAGGAGTGGGCAAATCCACGACTGCGGTTAACCTGGCGCTGGCGCTGGCGGCGGAAGGGGCGAAGGTCGGCCTGCTGGATGCGGATATCTACGGCCCGTCGATCCCGGATATGCTGGGCACGGACGATCGGCGTCCGACCTCGCCGGACGGCACCCATATGGCACCGATTGTTGCACACGGGCTGGCGACGAACTCCATTGGCTATCTGGTAACGGAAGATAACGCCATGGTCTGGCGCGGCCCGATGGCCAGCAAAGCCCTGATGCAGTTACTGAATGAGACGTTATGGCCGGAGCTGGACTATCTGGTGCTGGATATGCCGCCGGGCACCGGAGATATCCAGCTGACGCTGGCGCAAAACGTGCCGGTGACCGGGGCGCTGGTGGTCACTACGCCACAGGACATTGCGCTGATTGATGCGCGCAAGGGCATCGTGATGTTTGAGAAGGTCAGCGTGCCGGTTCTGGGCGTGGTGGAGAATATGAGCATGCACATTTGCAGCCAGTGCGGTCACCATGAATCGATCTTCGGCAGCGGCGGTGCGGAAAAGCTGGCGCAGCAGTACCATACCCGGTTGCTGAGTCAGCTGCCGCTGCATATCAGCCTGCGCGAAGATCTGGATATCGGTGAGCCGACGGTCATTCGCCGCCCGGACAGCGAATTTACCCGGCTGTATCGGCAGCTGGCGATAAACGTTGCCGCCCAGCTTTACTGGCAGGGCGACGTTATCCCGGAAGATATTGCCTTCCGCGCGCTGTAA
- a CDS encoding GNAT family N-acetyltransferase produces MKIRPFTEDDRPFLRTLFLAARKSSWTWRDDSEWQLEDFDRVTLGEKVLVAEEDGHRIGFAAVLDRDNFLHSLFIDPNHQGSGAGSALLQAVQSGFTSTGALKCQTENLRAQSFYKKHGWRVVAQGQSEQGEYLLMHYVL; encoded by the coding sequence TTGAAAATTCGCCCTTTTACTGAAGACGATCGTCCATTTTTACGCACGCTTTTTCTCGCTGCCCGCAAGAGCAGCTGGACATGGCGCGACGATAGCGAGTGGCAGCTGGAGGACTTTGATCGCGTCACGCTCGGTGAGAAGGTGCTGGTGGCAGAAGAAGATGGCCATCGCATCGGTTTTGCCGCCGTGCTGGATAGGGATAATTTCCTGCACAGCCTGTTTATCGACCCCAATCATCAGGGCAGCGGCGCTGGCAGCGCGCTGCTACAGGCGGTACAAAGCGGCTTTACCTCAACCGGCGCGCTTAAGTGCCAGACGGAGAATCTGCGCGCGCAAAGTTTTTATAAAAAGCATGGCTGGCGCGTTGTGGCTCAGGGGCAGAGCGAGCAGGGCGAATATCTGTTGATGCACTATGTGCTTTAA
- the thiD gene encoding bifunctional hydroxymethylpyrimidine kinase/phosphomethylpyrimidine kinase, whose amino-acid sequence MKRINAMTIAGTDPSGGAGIQADLKAFSALKAYGTSVITALVAQNTTGVQSVMRVDADFVAAQLDSVLSDVRIDTIKIGMLADSDIVEVVAQRLKNAGVPWVVLDTVMLAKSGDALLAPGAVAALRTLLLPQVSLITPNLPEAAALLDCAPAGDEAAMREQGRALLALGCRAVLMKGGHLSQSESPDWLFTAEGEQRFTAARIATRNTHGTGCTLSAALAALRPRYANWADTVQAAKQWLQGALAQADTLEVGHGQGPVHHFHQWW is encoded by the coding sequence ATGAAACGCATCAACGCCATGACCATCGCCGGCACTGACCCAAGCGGCGGAGCCGGTATTCAGGCCGATCTGAAAGCCTTCTCAGCGTTAAAAGCCTACGGCACCAGTGTGATAACCGCACTGGTGGCACAAAACACCACCGGCGTACAGTCCGTCATGCGCGTTGACGCGGATTTCGTTGCGGCGCAGCTGGATTCCGTGCTGTCTGACGTGCGTATCGACACGATTAAAATTGGCATGCTGGCGGACAGTGATATCGTTGAGGTGGTGGCGCAGCGGTTGAAAAATGCCGGCGTGCCCTGGGTGGTGTTGGATACGGTGATGCTGGCGAAAAGCGGCGATGCGCTGCTTGCTCCCGGTGCCGTTGCCGCGCTGCGCACGCTTCTGCTGCCGCAGGTTTCCCTGATAACGCCGAATTTGCCGGAAGCGGCTGCGCTACTCGATTGCGCCCCGGCAGGTGATGAAGCGGCCATGCGCGAACAGGGCAGGGCGCTGCTGGCGCTGGGATGCCGTGCTGTACTGATGAAGGGGGGCCATCTAAGCCAGTCGGAAAGCCCGGACTGGCTGTTTACGGCCGAGGGTGAGCAGCGCTTTACCGCGGCCCGCATCGCCACGCGCAATACGCACGGCACCGGCTGTACGCTGTCGGCGGCGCTGGCGGCGCTGCGTCCGCGTTACGCTAACTGGGCTGACACCGTGCAGGCAGCGAAACAGTGGTTGCAGGGCGCGCTGGCGCAGGCGGATACGCTGGAGGTCGGCCACGGGCAGGGACCGGTTCATCATTTCCACCAATGGTGGTAG
- the yegS gene encoding lipid kinase YegS, translating to METHSVTLAILNGKNAGNEELRQAISTLREEGFQLEVRVTWEYGDGERYVHEAVKLNAATVIAAGGDGTINEVATALAGIEPTQRPVLGLVPLGTANDFASSAGIPMEMENALRLAILGKAAPIDLARVNQDRYFINMATGGFGTRITSETPEKLKSALGGISYLIHGLTRMDTLKADSCTLEGPDFSWQGDALVIGIGNGRQAGGGQLLCPTALINDGKLELSIAPSQDLLPTLMHKLTSAEDKNPNLVTASLPWLTIRAPHEMTFNLDGEPLSGTEFHIEVLPDALECRLPPSCELLS from the coding sequence ATGGAAACACATTCAGTGACTCTGGCGATTTTAAACGGCAAGAATGCCGGTAATGAAGAACTGCGCCAGGCAATTTCAACTCTGCGCGAAGAGGGTTTTCAGCTGGAAGTCCGCGTGACGTGGGAATATGGCGATGGCGAGCGCTACGTTCACGAGGCGGTAAAGCTGAACGCCGCCACGGTGATTGCAGCCGGTGGCGATGGCACCATTAATGAGGTTGCCACCGCGCTGGCAGGGATCGAGCCCACGCAGCGTCCGGTGCTGGGACTGGTACCGCTGGGTACCGCCAACGATTTTGCCAGCAGCGCCGGCATTCCAATGGAAATGGAAAACGCCCTGCGCCTGGCGATACTTGGCAAAGCAGCGCCGATTGACCTCGCCAGGGTTAATCAGGATCGCTACTTTATCAACATGGCCACCGGCGGTTTCGGCACGCGTATCACCAGCGAAACGCCGGAAAAACTGAAATCGGCTCTCGGTGGCATCTCCTACCTTATTCACGGCCTGACGCGCATGGATACCCTGAAAGCCGACAGCTGTACGCTGGAAGGCCCTGATTTCTCCTGGCAGGGAGATGCGCTGGTGATCGGCATTGGTAACGGCCGCCAGGCCGGAGGCGGCCAGCTTCTGTGCCCTACCGCGCTGATCAACGACGGTAAACTGGAGTTAAGTATCGCCCCCTCACAGGATCTGCTGCCAACGCTGATGCACAAACTGACCAGCGCAGAGGACAAAAACCCGAACCTGGTTACCGCCTCTTTGCCGTGGCTAACCATCCGCGCGCCGCATGAGATGACCTTTAATCTCGACGGCGAACCGCTGAGCGGCACCGAATTCCATATTGAGGTGCTGCCGGACGCGCTGGAGTGCCGCCTGCCGCCCTCCTGCGAACTTCTGTCATAA